The nucleotide window CCGCCCAACAGCTCGCGACGATCCTCGACGCCGTCTACGGGCTGGACGCGACCGTACTCACCTACGGATTGTTCGCGCTCATCGGGCTGGTCTTCCTCGGTGACGTCTGGCTCGGGCTACGCAGCGGCATCCAGAACGCCGCCCGGCTGACGATGGTCGTCATGGCGCTCGCCGCCGGCATGCTGCTGGTCGTCGGGCCGACGCTCTACACGCTCAACCTCACGCTCGACGCGACGGGCATCTGGCTCAACAACCTCCCACGGCTGATGTTCTACGCCGCGCCGACCAGTGGCGGCAGCTGGCCACAGGGCTGGACGAGCTTTTGGTGGGCGTGGTGGGTCGCGTGGGGGCTGTTCGTCGGCAGTTTCGTCGCTCGCGTCTCGAAGGGGCGCACCATCCGCGAGACGTTCGTCGCGCTGGTGGTCATCCCGTCGGGGCTGGTCTGGGCCCAGCACGCCATCATCGGCGGCTGGGTGCTCTCGCCGGGGAACTTCGGCCCGATCAGCGACGCGCTCGCCGCCAGGGACATCCCGGCGGCCGTCGCCAAAGCGATCGAGCTCACGCCGTTCGGCGAGGTCCTCGGCGTCCTGCTCGTGCTCGTGATGGTCGGCTATATCCTCACGACGCTCGACTCGGCGGTGTTCATGCTGTCGGCGATCACCCTCGGCGACGAGAACCCGAACGCGCGCAACCGGGCGTGGTGGGGCGTGCTGCTGGCGTTCCTCGGCGTCATGACGCTCAACCTGCCGGCGTTCGACGCGCTACAGTCGTTCTCGCCGGTGATGGCGCTGCCGTTCACGCTGTATTTCGTCGTCCTGATCTACGCAAGCTACGTCGTCGCCCGCGACTACTACTGGGAACACATCGCCGACGAGGACGAGGAGTCCTTCTTTACCTTCAGCGAGCGCGACGAGTCCGTGACCGACGGAACGACCGCCGCCGACGAACACGCGGGAGCCGGCTCGGACGACTGAGTCATGCCACCTGCCGCCCCGTCGATACTGACCCATCGAACGACGTCGCCTCAGTCGGTGTCGATCGGTTCGTGGACGGCGCGGTAGCCGTCGTCGGTCGCGGTCAGGGTCTCGATCGCGTAGAGCCGCAACGAGCGCTCCTGTTTCGTCGTGACCGGGAACTCGTAGTGCTCGGCCTCGTAGGCGAACTCGTCGACGCCGTGCTCGTCGACGAACGCGCGGTGATCGTCGAGGCGCGTTCTCGCGACGGCCCGGGAGAGCGCGAGTGCGTCCTCGACGCGATCGCCGAACGCCTCCGCGAACCCCGCCTCGCGCTCGGAACCGATCGAGTCGCGCGCGGCGGCCATCGCGGCGAGGCTCGTCGTGCCCGTCCCCCAGAACGGATCGAGAACCGTGTCCCCGACGACGCTGTACATGTTGACGAGGCGATACGGGATCGCGAACGGGTAGGCCGCCGAGCGATCCCGGCGGTCGTCGCCGTCGAGCGCCTGGTGTTCGCCGGTGACGTCCGTCCAGAGGTCCGAAAACCAGCGATTGCGCTCCTCCCAGAAGTAGGCCGACTCGTAGCGACGATCGGCGTTCGGTTCGAACTGTCGCGTCCCGCCGTTGCGAAAGATCAGTATATACTCGTGTTCGAGCGTGACGTAGGCGTTCGGCGGAACCATGCCGCTGCCCATGAACTTCGCGCCGGAGTTGGTCGGCTTCCGCCAGAGGATCTCGGGGAGGGGCTCGAACCCGCGCGCCTCGAACGCATCGACGATTCGGGAGTGATTCCCCCAGACGCGAAAGCTTCCGTCGACCTTCCGCGTCGCGTCGCCGACGTTGACGCAGGCGATGCCGCCGTCGACGAGCACGCGTGCGAGTTCGTCCCAGACTGCGCCGAGCTGGTCGTGCATCAGCTCGAATGCCCCTCGTCCGTCGCCCGCGTCGAGTCGCTCGCCGATCGCGGGATCGAGTTCGGTGAAGAGCTCGTCCCACATCTCGATCATCGGATACGGCGGCGAGGTGACGACGAGTTCGACGCTGTCGTCGGCGACCCCGTCGAGCCGTCGGGAATCGCCGACGACGACGCGATGGCTGGTCTCCATTGGCGATAGCCACCACGCCGTCGGTGAAAACGTCCGCGGAGATCGAATTTAACGACTCAGGCCGCGAGCTTCTCGGCGAACTTCTCCCGCACCTTCTCGATCTTCGGCTGGGCGTGGATGGAGCAGTAGGCGTCGTCGGGGTTTTTCTCGTAGTAGTTCTGGTGCTCCTCACTCGCCTCGTAGAACGTGTCGAGCGGCTCGACCTCGGTGACGACGTCGTCATCGTAGCCACCCTCCGCGTCGAGCGCGTCGACGTAGGCCGCGGCCTTCTCCTGCTGGTCGTCGCTATGGGTGAAGATCGCCGAGCGGTACTGGCTGCCGATGTCGGGGCCCTGTCGGTTCAGCTGGGTCGGATCGTGGACGGTGAAGAACACGTCCAGGAGGTCCTCGTAGGCGATGTGCTCGGGATCGTATTCGATCTGGACGACCTCCGCATGGCCGGTGGTGCCCGAACAGACTTCTCGGTAGGTCGGATTCTCGGTGTGGCCGCCCGCGTAGCCCGAGGTCACGTCGAGCACGCCGTCGAGCTCCTCCACGGGGGCCTCGATACACCAGAAACAGCCGCCGGCGAGCGTCGCGCGTTCGGTTTCGGTTGCCATACGCGCGATTGGGCGTGCTCGGGGGAAAACCCATCGGCCCGGTCGGAGTGAGGTATTTCACCACGGGCCACGATGGACCGATGATGAGCGACTACACCGGCGCGGAGCTGTTCGTCGACGCGCTCGCCGACTACGGCGTCACGCACGTCTTCGGCAATCCCGGAACCACCGAACTCCCAGTCGTGCACGCCCTCGCCGATAGCGAGATCGAGTACGTGCTGGGGCTCCACGAGGACATCGCGGTCGGAATGGCGGGCGGCTACGCCCAGACGCGCCGGTATCACGCCGACCACGACGATTCCGTCATGCCCCTCGGCGTGGCGAACCTCCACCTCGCACCGGGGCTCGCCCACGGTCTCGGCAATCTCTACGCCGCGAAGGTCGCCGGCGCGCCGCTGCTGGTGACGGCCGGCAACCACAGTTCTGATTTCCGTCACGAGGAGCCGATCCTCTCGGGCGATCTCCTCCGGATGACCCGCCAGTTCTGTAAGGACAGCCAGGAGATCCTCGACGTCGAGGCGATTCCGACGATGGTCCGCCGGGCAGTGCGGACGGCGCTCACGCCGCCGACGGGCCCCGTCTTTCTGGGACTCCCGTTGGACACGATGCTCGCCGAAACCGACGCCAGCCCCGAGCGACTCGGGCCGATCCCCACCGGCGGACGCGGCGACGCGGCGAGTATCAAGCGCGCGGCCGATCTCCTGGCCGAGGCCGATGCGCCGGTGCTGGTCGTCGGCGATCACGTGGCGCGGGCGGGCGCGGACGCGGTCGCGGCGGCTGTCGAACTAGCCGAGGCGAGCGGCGCGCGCGTCCACGGCGAGATCCTCCTCTCGGAGGTCGACTTCCCGATGGATCACGAGCAGTGGGTCTCGCCGATCCCGCCCGACGAGGAGCTTGCACGAACGCTGTTGAGCGCCGACACTGTCGTTTTCGCCGGCTGTTCGACAAACACCACGCTGACGCGCCACGAGGGCGACCTCGTCGCCGACGACACGACCTGCATCCATCTGAGCGACGCGGTTCACGAGATCGGGAAGAACCAGCCCGCCGACGCGGCCGTCGTCGGCGATCCTGGCGACGTGATGGACGACCTCGCCGCCCGACTGCGCGAGCGCCTCGACGACGAGCAGCGGGACGAACGACTCGACACGGTGCGCTCGGTGAAGGAGATGGTCGAGGGACAGCTGGCCACGATGGGTGAGGGCGACGAGGACGATCCACGCGCTTCGAAGGCCGAACTCGTCGATGCGCTCGAAGCGGCCGCACCGGACGCCTACATCGTCGACGAAGGGATCACCGCGAAGTACGCGATGCTGACGCGCTGGCCGCTTCAGCCTGAGCAGTACATCTCGAACAAAGGTGGCGGGCTAGGCTATGGACTTCCCGCGTCGGTGGGCGCGGCGCTCGCCGAGGGCCAGCGCGAGAGCCCACGGGACGTCGTGGGGTTCGTCGGCGACGGCTCGTATCTCTACTACCCCCATTCGCTCTACACCGCCGCGCGATACGACCTCGACCTCACCGTCGTGATCCCCGACAACAGAAATTATCGGATTCTGAAGGACAACACGCTCGACGTGATGGGTGGCGAGGAAGACGAATACGACTGGCAGGACATGGAGTTCGATCCGCCCGTCGACATCCCGACGAATGTCGAGAGCCACGGTGCGCGGGGGGAGTTGATCGAACCGCCCGCAGAGATCGCACCCGCCGTCCAGGACGCGCTCGACAGGGATGGCCCGGACGTGCTCGACGTGCTGGTGCACGACTGACCCGACGGAAAGCATTTGCCGGGCGTCGACCCATTGCTAACAATGCGGAAGGCGATTCTCGGCGGACTGTTCGCGGCGGCGGTCGTCCTCGCCGGCTGCAACGGGGTCGCACTCGGCGGTGACGAAACCCCGTCCCGGACGGTGACGCCAGCGGCCGTCCCCACCGACGAGCCGACGCCGACGGCCGTGCCGCGGCTCGCACCGGGCCTCACCGAAGGGGGTGTGACCGATGCGTTCGCGCTCGGTGAAGCCCACGCGTCCGCTCTCGACAACACTTCCTACACCCTGCACGAGAGCTACGCCATCGAGTACGCGAACGGGACCGCCTACAACCGGGGTTCGGCCGACGCGCGACTCGCGGCCAACGACAGCCGATACTACGTCCGGCGAAACGCCTCGGGACTCCTCTTCGGCGGCGGCGCGTTCGCCAGAGCGATCTGGTCGAACGGCGAGCGCGTTCTCGTGACCGACACGACGAACGAGAGCACGTCGTACGACTCCCCGCGGAACGTCGAGGGTGAGTCGATGCCGCCCCGCGAGGCACTCACGATCGATCCGACGAAGCGCCAACAGCTGTACGCCTATCTCGGCTCGGTCGAGACCCGCGTGACCGGGACCGAGACGCGAAACGGAACGACGCTCCACCGCGCCGAGTCGACGAGCGTGACGAACCCGGCCGCCTTCGAGATCCAGTGGACTGACCCACGGAACCTCTCGCTCGTCGTGTTCGTCGATTCACGCGGGCTCGTCCACGAGTATCGACTTGATTACACGGCATCACTCGACGGCACTCCCGTCGACGTTCGTCGGCACGTGCGCTACACGAATCTCGGAAACACTACCATCGAGCGCCCCTCCTGGTACGACGCGGCCATCGCAAACGTCTCGACCGCCACGACCGCGGACTGAGGTTCAGTCGACTCGCAGACGCTCGCCGTCGGCGGTTTCGGGAAAGATCTTGCCGGGGTTGAGCGTGTCCTTCGGATCGAGTGCGCGTTTGATGGCACGCATCGTCTCGACGCTGCCCTCGCCGTGTTCTGCGACCATGTACTCTCGTTTTCCCTGCCCGACGCCGTGTTCGCCGGTCGCGGTGCCACCGAGTTCGATGGTTCGCTGGACGACGGCATCGGAGATCTCCCGGCCGGCCGCGAGTTCGTCTTCGTCGTTCGGATCGACCAGCACGTTGTAGTGGACGTTGCCGTCGCCGGCGTGGCCGAACGTCGTCACGTCGAGGCCGTACTCGTCGCCGCGCGCCTTCGCGTAGCGGACGATCTCGGGGAAGTGGCTGATCGGCACGGTGATGTCGCCGGGTTTGGCCGGGCGACGCGGCGGATCGTAGGCGATCATGGCGTTCGCGAGGTTTCGTCTGGCGTCCCAGAGTTCGTCCATCTCGTCGCCGGCGGCCATCTCGAAGCGGTCGGCATCGTAATTTTCGAAGATCTCGCGGCAGGCTTCGATCTCGGCCTCGACGTGGTGGTTCGCGTGGAATTCCAGGAAGACGGTCGGAACGTTCGGCAGGTCGGTCCCGGAGTAGGCGTTGGCGATCTTCGTGCTCAGCGGGTCGATGAGTTCGATGGTGGCCACGTCGACGCCGGCCTGCATCGTCGCGGCGATCGCCGCGGCGGCCGTGTCGAGATCGTCGAAGGTCGCCCGCCCGCCGCGGATCTGTTTCGGTCGGCGGGCGAGTTCGAACGTTACGCGCGTGACGACCGCGAGCGTCCCCTCACTGCCGATCAGGAGATCGGTCAGGTTGTAACCACTCGACGTTTTGACCGCCCGGCTCCCGGTCTCGATCACCGTGCCGTCGGCCAGGACGGCTTCGAGACCGAGCACCCAGTCACTTACTTCGCCATACTTGACTGTTTTCGCGCCGCTGGCGTCGTTCGCGACCATCCCGCCAACGGTCGAGATGTCGCCCGACTGTGGCAGCGGGGGCAAGAACAGTTCTTCGTCGGCGACCGCGTCGTTCACCCCCGATCCGAGGACGCCGGGTTCGACGTCGATCTGGAAGTCCGCCGGTCGAGCGTCGAGGACACGATCCATCCGCGTGCAGTCCATGCTGATGCCCTGAAAGGCCGGCAGTACGTTCCCTTCCAACCCCGTGCCCGCCGCGTACGGCGTCACCGGCACCTCGCGCTCGTTGGCCGCGGCGAGCACCGCGCTCACCTCCGCCGTGGATTCGGGCCAACAGACCGCATCGGGTCGCACGCGCTCGCCGTCCGGTGTTCCCCAGTCGCCTGCGTGGCCGTCGCGGTCGTCGTCGCCGAACGAGAACTGCTCGTCGGCGAGGTGATCGGCGAGAAACGAACAGTCGTATGCCATATGTTGACTGCACGTGTGCCGGCGATAAAACTCCGGCGTCGGTGCGAGGCGTTTGGCCGATGGTTCGTACGGCCACTCGACAACAGCTCGACGCCACGCCCAGCGGACACGAGAACGACGAACGGGAACGTCGCACCGCTGCCCGACAGTTATTCGGTTAATAGTAGATCTCATGCTATTATTTATCTCTTAAACGTCGCGAATAAAAGATGAAACAATGGATACATTTATGCATCTAATGTGTGAAGTGGCATCCCCTGACACCCCACACGTCACGGATGACGATGTGCGTGAGGTCAGGAAAATCATGACAGAAACGTACACAATCGGCGACAGTATCGTCCTCCAGACAGTCCCCGACTCCGTGCAGCCACTGATAGAGGGATTCCTCTCGGCCATCCCGTCAATAATTGCTGCGATCGTCATCCTCATCATCGGCTGGATCGTCGGCATCGTTCTCGGCAATGCGGTCAAACGCGTCATCAGAAGTATCAGTCCCTCACAGTACGTTTCGGGGACGCCGCTCGAACCCGAGGGCGACGCCGACGAGTCCCTTGCGGGCGGACTCGGTAAGCTCGTCAAGTACATTATCATCATCTTCGCACTCCTCCTCGCGCTCCAACAGCTCCAGCTCCCGATCCCTGGCGATATACTGTCGAGTATCGTCTCGGCCGTGCTGAAAATCGTCGTGGCGGCCATCATCCTCGGCGTCGGGTTCGCCATCGGTCGGTTCGTCGGTGACATCATCGGCAGCGTCCTCGGTGGATTCAATCTTAACCGCTATCTGGAAGGGACGCCGCTCGTGCGCATCACGGACGCGGTCGGCGGGGTCGGTAACGCCCTCGGAACGGTCGTCGAATACGTCATCTACTACTTCGCGCTGGTTCAGGCGGTGGATGCGCTCCAGTTCGGCGTGCTCACCCAGATGTTCACCGGCCTGACGGCGTACCTCCCGGTGCTCATCGGCGCGCTCATCTTCCTCCTCATCGGCATCTACGTGGCCGACCTGCTCGGTGACGTCGTGGCGGATATCAACACGAGCCAGGTGACCGACTACGCCGGTCTCGGTGTGAAGGTGTTCGCCTACTACTACGTCATCACGACGGTGTTGAGCAGGCTCGGTCTCGGCGTCGATATCCTCGAAACCCTCTTCAACACGGTTGTCGTGTCGTTCTTCGGTGCGCTCGGTGTCGGGCTTGCCCTCGCCATCGCCATCGGTCTCGGCTGGGGCAGCAAGGACTACGTCGCCGAGAACATCGACAGCTGGATGTCGAGCGCACGCAGCAGCGCCGACGATCTCACTGAAGGAGGTGGAACTACCGGACACACCCAGAGCACCGACGACGAGGACATGTTCGACGACGACACGCGGGGTGGCTCCGGGCCGAGCGGCACGGGCGATCCCGACGTCTGAGCCCGTTCGCAC belongs to Halococcus qingdaonensis and includes:
- a CDS encoding BCCT family transporter: MRIKHTFGLDDADWGEIGLFVITIAALVGLVVVGIVNPPLLTSTLNGAYDWVLHTFGWWFMLLGGVMIVFGLFMTLSRYGKIRIGGEDAEPEFGLYSWIAMVFTVGFGSSIIVWGVGEPVQIVNSPPPDPLPVGGAALKPLALAFMFVHESFPGMAMWYIPVTLSFALMIYTQSVSEYKLSSMLDVVLDRERHGWLYWLVDLSALIAMVGGIATSLGFTAQQLATILDAVYGLDATVLTYGLFALIGLVFLGDVWLGLRSGIQNAARLTMVVMALAAGMLLVVGPTLYTLNLTLDATGIWLNNLPRLMFYAAPTSGGSWPQGWTSFWWAWWVAWGLFVGSFVARVSKGRTIRETFVALVVIPSGLVWAQHAIIGGWVLSPGNFGPISDALAARDIPAAVAKAIELTPFGEVLGVLLVLVMVGYILTTLDSAVFMLSAITLGDENPNARNRAWWGVLLAFLGVMTLNLPAFDALQSFSPVMALPFTLYFVVLIYASYVVARDYYWEHIADEDEESFFTFSERDESVTDGTTAADEHAGAGSDD
- a CDS encoding DNA-methyltransferase; amino-acid sequence: METSHRVVVGDSRRLDGVADDSVELVVTSPPYPMIEMWDELFTELDPAIGERLDAGDGRGAFELMHDQLGAVWDELARVLVDGGIACVNVGDATRKVDGSFRVWGNHSRIVDAFEARGFEPLPEILWRKPTNSGAKFMGSGMVPPNAYVTLEHEYILIFRNGGTRQFEPNADRRYESAYFWEERNRWFSDLWTDVTGEHQALDGDDRRDRSAAYPFAIPYRLVNMYSVVGDTVLDPFWGTGTTSLAAMAAARDSIGSEREAGFAEAFGDRVEDALALSRAVARTRLDDHRAFVDEHGVDEFAYEAEHYEFPVTTKQERSLRLYAIETLTATDDGYRAVHEPIDTD
- the msrA gene encoding peptide-methionine (S)-S-oxide reductase MsrA is translated as MATETERATLAGGCFWCIEAPVEELDGVLDVTSGYAGGHTENPTYREVCSGTTGHAEVVQIEYDPEHIAYEDLLDVFFTVHDPTQLNRQGPDIGSQYRSAIFTHSDDQQEKAAAYVDALDAEGGYDDDVVTEVEPLDTFYEASEEHQNYYEKNPDDAYCSIHAQPKIEKVREKFAEKLAA
- a CDS encoding thiamine pyrophosphate-binding protein, which translates into the protein MMSDYTGAELFVDALADYGVTHVFGNPGTTELPVVHALADSEIEYVLGLHEDIAVGMAGGYAQTRRYHADHDDSVMPLGVANLHLAPGLAHGLGNLYAAKVAGAPLLVTAGNHSSDFRHEEPILSGDLLRMTRQFCKDSQEILDVEAIPTMVRRAVRTALTPPTGPVFLGLPLDTMLAETDASPERLGPIPTGGRGDAASIKRAADLLAEADAPVLVVGDHVARAGADAVAAAVELAEASGARVHGEILLSEVDFPMDHEQWVSPIPPDEELARTLLSADTVVFAGCSTNTTLTRHEGDLVADDTTCIHLSDAVHEIGKNQPADAAVVGDPGDVMDDLAARLRERLDDEQRDERLDTVRSVKEMVEGQLATMGEGDEDDPRASKAELVDALEAAAPDAYIVDEGITAKYAMLTRWPLQPEQYISNKGGGLGYGLPASVGAALAEGQRESPRDVVGFVGDGSYLYYPHSLYTAARYDLDLTVVIPDNRNYRILKDNTLDVMGGEEDEYDWQDMEFDPPVDIPTNVESHGARGELIEPPAEIAPAVQDALDRDGPDVLDVLVHD
- a CDS encoding DUF7537 family lipoprotein; this encodes MRKAILGGLFAAAVVLAGCNGVALGGDETPSRTVTPAAVPTDEPTPTAVPRLAPGLTEGGVTDAFALGEAHASALDNTSYTLHESYAIEYANGTAYNRGSADARLAANDSRYYVRRNASGLLFGGGAFARAIWSNGERVLVTDTTNESTSYDSPRNVEGESMPPREALTIDPTKRQQLYAYLGSVETRVTGTETRNGTTLHRAESTSVTNPAAFEIQWTDPRNLSLVVFVDSRGLVHEYRLDYTASLDGTPVDVRRHVRYTNLGNTTIERPSWYDAAIANVSTATTAD
- a CDS encoding FAD-binding oxidoreductase; this translates as MAYDCSFLADHLADEQFSFGDDDRDGHAGDWGTPDGERVRPDAVCWPESTAEVSAVLAAANEREVPVTPYAAGTGLEGNVLPAFQGISMDCTRMDRVLDARPADFQIDVEPGVLGSGVNDAVADEELFLPPLPQSGDISTVGGMVANDASGAKTVKYGEVSDWVLGLEAVLADGTVIETGSRAVKTSSGYNLTDLLIGSEGTLAVVTRVTFELARRPKQIRGGRATFDDLDTAAAAIAATMQAGVDVATIELIDPLSTKIANAYSGTDLPNVPTVFLEFHANHHVEAEIEACREIFENYDADRFEMAAGDEMDELWDARRNLANAMIAYDPPRRPAKPGDITVPISHFPEIVRYAKARGDEYGLDVTTFGHAGDGNVHYNVLVDPNDEDELAAGREISDAVVQRTIELGGTATGEHGVGQGKREYMVAEHGEGSVETMRAIKRALDPKDTLNPGKIFPETADGERLRVD
- a CDS encoding mechanosensitive ion channel family protein, encoding MTETYTIGDSIVLQTVPDSVQPLIEGFLSAIPSIIAAIVILIIGWIVGIVLGNAVKRVIRSISPSQYVSGTPLEPEGDADESLAGGLGKLVKYIIIIFALLLALQQLQLPIPGDILSSIVSAVLKIVVAAIILGVGFAIGRFVGDIIGSVLGGFNLNRYLEGTPLVRITDAVGGVGNALGTVVEYVIYYFALVQAVDALQFGVLTQMFTGLTAYLPVLIGALIFLLIGIYVADLLGDVVADINTSQVTDYAGLGVKVFAYYYVITTVLSRLGLGVDILETLFNTVVVSFFGALGVGLALAIAIGLGWGSKDYVAENIDSWMSSARSSADDLTEGGGTTGHTQSTDDEDMFDDDTRGGSGPSGTGDPDV